TGATTCATACTTTCTTTGTAGGGGGAACCTTGTATCTAAGGGGACCATACGGGAATGGGTTTGATGTGAATATATATAAAGGTAAAGAAATTATTGTAGCTGCAGGTGGAACTGGACTAGCACCTGTAAAAGGAATAGTGGACTATTTTGCAAAACATCCAAAAGAGTGTAAGGATTTTAATGTAATGGCAGGGTTCAAGTCTCCAAATGATATTTTGTTTAAAGATAATTTTAAAACTTGGGAGAAGAGTGTTAATGTAACTTTAACTGTGGACAGTGCAGATGATGATTACACTGGAACTGTGGGACTTATAACAAAATATATTGATGGTATTCCGGTTGACAATATGGATGAAGTACAAGTAGTTGTAGTAGGCCCTCCTATGATGCTCAAGTTTACAGTGGCTGGGTTTATAAAAAAAGGAGTAAAAGAAAAAAATATATGGGTATCTTATGAGCGAAAGATGTGTTGTGGAGTTGGAAAATGTGGACACTGTAAAATTGATGATACGTATATATGTTTAGAGGGTCCTGTTTTTAATTATTTGGATGCAGTTCATTTAGTAGATTAGGAGGGATAAATTATGGATATAAACACTAAATTGCTTAAAAAGAATGCGTTTAGAATAACCAAAACAAGAGGTAAAACTGCTATAAGAATAAGGGTGCCTGGAGGCATGGTAGAGGCTAAACATTTAGAAGTTTTACAAAAGGTAGCAGAGATTTATGGAGATGGAACTCTTCATATAACTACAAGGCAGGGGTTTGAAATACCTAATATTGATATGGATAAAATACCAGAGGTTAACAAAATGGTTCAATCTGTAATTGAAGGCCTTGAAATAAATCAGATTTCTCCGAGTACCGGTTATTCAGCTGCAGGTACTAGAAATGTTTCAGCATGCGTGGGAGCAAATGTCTGTCCTTTTGCAAATTATAATACAACAAACTTTGCGAAAAGGATTGAAAAAGAAATTTTCCCTAACGATTATCATGTGAAGGTAGCATTAACAGGTTGTCCTAATGATTGTATAAAGGCTAGAATGCAAGATTTCGGAATTATTGGAATGACAGAGCCCCAATATGAATCTTATAGATGCATCAGTTGCAAATCATGTATTAATAATTGTAAAAAAAGAGTCACTGGTGCTCTTAAAATGGAGAATTTTAAAGTTGTTCGTGATCATGACAAATGTATTGGTTGCGGAGAATGTATAGGAAAATGTCCAACATCAGCCTGGAGTAGAAGTTTAGAGAAATATTATAAACTTGTAATAATGGGTAGAACGGGAAAGAGGAAACCTAGACTTGCTCAAGATTTTATAAAGTGGGTGGATGAGGAAAGTATTATTAAAATAATAAAAAATACTTATTCATACATTGAAAAGTATATGGATATAGATGCCCCTGGAGGAAAAGAACATATAGGGTACATTGTTGATAGAACAGGATATCCAGTGTTTAAGGAATGGGTTTTGAAAGATGTAACTCTTGGAGAAAAAGCTGAGGTCCAGGAATTTATCAATTGGTAATAATAAAAAGTATGCAGATAAATTCTGCATACTTTTTATTTTGAAAATGTAAAGCTATGCTTCAGGTGTAAATCCACAATAACCTATCTCATCGCACCTTTTTTTCATATCATTCCATATTTCTTTTCCCTGTATAGATTCTATTGCTGTAGGATATAGAATATAGTTTTCTTTAAATATATGATCTCTCATGTTAAATATGATATATTTTGCACTCTCATCTATTTTTTCTTTGAACTCATTAAAGTTTAATTCAGAGGCCTCCTCTAGCGTTAATTTTAAAAATTCTTTCTTAGTTTTTATATCCTCATGTTCCATTCTCATAATTCGAGTTGGTCCAGTAATTTCTCTGCTTTCCATCTCAGTAAACAACACCTTTTCCTCTCTTTGGTGATGATTCTCTGCATCTAATATATTAAACACAATAGTCTTTAATTCCTTAATTTCTTCTAAACTGTTAATATATGTTTCAGTCTTTTGGATTTTAGAATTAACTTCTTCAAGCAGCGTCAAGAATTCAAGAATTTTATCGTGTTCAGCAATAAGAGTATACACAACATGACCTGGTTCAATCTTTGTTTTAATTTTATCAAGTTCGCCTTTTAAAACTTCCATGTGTATATCACAAAGATGTCTTAAATCTTGAGGTTTCATTCCTTTTTCTATTAAATTTTGCTCTGCAATTGAAAGTTCAACAGGACTTATATTTGAAACGATGTCTAAAGCTTCTTGTCTTAAAGTCTCAGTTACACCTTCTTGATTTAGTTTTTGCAAAACCTGAGTTAATTTTTCTATTTTTTTGTTATCCATTTTAAAATCTCCTTTATAAATCTATTTTTAGAAATTTTGTTTCCATGACATCATTCTAATTAATTTGGATATATATAAATGTGATTTAAATCAAAATCATAAAATATTATTATTTGTAGGTATAGGTCTTCGGTGTCAGCAGTAATTTCCTTTAATAATAGAATACTAGTTTTTATAATATAAAACGGTAACTTATGTTACAAATTTTTTAAATAAAAAATAACCTAAAAGCTTATAGTAGCCTTTAGGTTTATTTAATATTTTCGTTTTGTGATTTGAATCATATTTTTAAAATCAAAATAATTGTAGAATAGGGTCATAGGAAAGAGGCAACGTGTGAGAATAAATTAAAATATAAGATTAATAAAAATATGAATCAATTAATTTAGGAGGAATAGATTATGAGTAAAAAAATTATGCTAAGTGACAATATATACTGGGTTGGTAAGGTGGATGATAGGGATGTACCTTTTCATAGATTAACATTAACTAAAGGAACCACTTATAATAGTTATTTATTAATGACTGAGAAACCTACAGTAATAGATACTGTTGATATGAGCTTTGGGCGTGAATTTGTAGAAAATTTAAAAAGTTTAATTGAACTTGAAAGGATCGAATACATTATAATTAACCATACTGAACCTGACCATTCTGGTTCACTTGGAAGTTTGGCAGCTAATGCAAAAAACGCTGTAATTGTATGCACGAGCCTAGCCGTGGATCAACTTAAGGAAATGTATAAACTTCACAACAGAGAGTTTCTAGTTGTAGGAGATGGAGACACTCTTGATATAGGGGGTAAAATACTAAAATTTATAGAAACACCTTATCTTCATACCGCGGAAACAATGATAACTTATTGCATCGAAGATAAAATTTTATTCCCTTGCGATATATTTAGTACACATGTAGCTAATTATGAGTATTTTAATGATATGGCAAAAGAGGACATAAATTCTGATTACATTGGATATTATAAATTAATAATGCACCCTCATAGAAGATATGTTCAAAATATGATAAAGAAAATCAGAAACTTAGACATAAAGATGATAGCGCCATCTCATGGATATATACTTCGAGATAAGGTTCAAAGTTTTATAGATATTTATGATAACATGAGTAAAAATATAGAGATAGACAAGAAAGCGTTAATTCTTTATTCCACTATGACAGGTAGGACGAAAAAGATTGCTACTATTATTAAGGGAAATTTTGAAAATCAAAATATACACTCTGAAATTATGGATGTAAATAAAATACCAAAAGAAGAAATAATAAAGGCTATTAATGAAGCTGATGTCATTTTCTTTGGAAGTTCCACAAAATATGCAGATATTATTGGAAATATGGAAGATATACTAAAAAGTCTTAATGGTTTAAAACTAGAAAACAAGATAGGGGCAGCTTTTGGTTCTTATGGTTGGAGCGGAGAAGCTATAGAAGTAGTTCAGGATTATTTGAAGAGGACTGATATTAAAGTTTTAAGTACCTCGGATGTAATTAAGTCTACTGGTATGATCGATATAGAGTTTCCAATAAGAATTAAGTTTTCACCAAGTCTTAACAATGTAAAGAATATTGAAAGTGCAGTTATTTATACAGCTGATTTATTACTTAGTACGATATAAAAATATTAGGAGGAATTAATTATGGAGAAAATCATAAATGGAAACCAAAACCTTGGAGAGATAGTTTCAATTTTCCCGGGTGCCGCAGAGATTTTTAACAGGTATAAAATAGATTATTGCTGTGGTGGACATGATACTTTAGCAGGAGCAATGGATGTCATAGAAATAGATAATGAAAAAGTAATCGAAGAACTTAATAATGCATATGAGGTGTTTATAAGGACTAATTCAGAGTATAAAGATTGGAGAAAGGAAAAACCTTCAGAATTAATTAAGCACATAGTACAAACACATCATGAATTTACCAAAAAACAGCTTAGGGAAATAGATATTCTATTATTAAAAGTACTTAAGGTTCATTTTAAACTTCATAGTGAGGAACTATTAAAAGTTCATAGAAACTTTGGAACTTTGAAAATAGAACTTGAGGAGCACCTTATAAAAGAAGAGGAAAACCTATTCCCTCTTATTGAAAGCTTTGAAATAACAAAGGATGAAAATGTCTTATCAAAAATACAGCAGATTATAAAGGATACAGAGAGTGAGCATGATGCAGCTGGAAATATAATCAAAGAATTAGAGAAGATAACTAGAGATTTTAATGCGCCAGAAAGAGCCTGTACTTCTTTTAAACTTGTATACACAAAAATTCATGACCTTGAAAAAGATCTATTCATTCACATTTATCTTGAAAATAGTGTTTTGTTTAATATGTTTCAAGAGCAAAAGGGTTGCTCTATAAATTAAGCAATCTATTAAATTTAAAAACCCCATCATGAGAAAATCCATGATGGGGTTTTTAAGTTTCTTATTTATATATTTCCTTTGAACGTTTTTACTCCAACTCGAGGAACTTTAATTAACATAAATTAGGCGTTTATTAAATATAAATATGCCAATATTATTTATAATCTTGTATATTTAGACAAAAATAGTGTAAGATGATGTTAGAATCATATTAAAAATTAGGAGGGTTACATATGCAAGGAAAAATGTTTTGTTTTCAATGTGAACAAACGTTCGGTGGAACCGGTTGCACTAAAGTAGGGGTCTGTGGTAAAACACCAGAGATTGCAGCAATGCAGGATCTTCTTATCTATCAACTAAAAGGAATAAGTTGTTATGCTACTAAACTTTTAGCTAAAGGTGAAAAAATTGATAAGTCATGGGTTTCATTTGTTGAAAATTCATTGTTTATGACGCTAACTAATGTAAACTTCGATCCAAAGTCTCATATGGATATGCTTGAAAAATCTCAAGTAATAAAAGAAGATGCAAGAAAAAAAGCAATAGATGAAAATGTAACTAGCGAGGAAGCTTTATATAATTTAAGTGATACTAAAGAACAAATTCTTGAAGATGCTAAAAAAGCAGGCGTTATGTATGATGAAAATTTAGATGCAGATATTCGATCAGTTCGTGAAACTATAAAATACGGATTAAAAGGAATTGCGGCATATGCACACCAAGCTAGGTTTATTAAATACAGTAGCGATGATGTTGATGATTTTTATTTTATAGCTTTAGCAGTACTTACTGATGATAGTTTAAATCTTCAGGATCTTATCAAGTATCTAATTAAAACTGGAGAGACTAGCGTTAAGGTTATGGAAGTATTAGATAAAGGTAATAATGAAAAATATAATTCTCCTACACCTACAAAAGTTAATGTAAATATTAAAAAAGGACCGTTTATTGTAATTTCGGGGCATGAGTTAAGGGACCTTGAAATGTTACTTGAACAAACAGAAGGCACAGGAATAAACATTTATACTCATGGTGAAATGTTACCTTCTCATGGCTATCCTAAGCTTAATAAATTCAAACATTTAGTAGGTAACTTCGGAGGAGCTTGGCAGAATCAACAAAAAGAATTTGATGGCATACCAGGTTGTATTTTGATGACAACAAACTGCTTAATGAAACCAAAAGATTCTTATAAAGATAGAATCTTCTCAACAAGTGTTGTTGGCTGGGATGGTATAAAACATATTGAGGCAGGTAAGACTGGTCATAAGGATTTTTCTGAAATAATAAGTAAAGCACTAGAACTAGGTGGCTTTGAAAAAGATGAGGAAGTTAAAGAAATCCTTGTGGGATTTGGACATAAAGCAACTTTAAGTCATGCTGAAACAATAGTTAATGCAGTTAAGGAAGGTAAAATTAGTCACTTCTTCTTAATCGGAGGATGTGACGGTGCAAGATCAGGAAGAAATTACTACACAGAATTTGCAAAACTTGTTCCAAAGGATTGTATTATTCTTACTTTGGCCTGTGGTAAATACCGATTTAATAAATTAGAATTTGGTGAAGTTGCAGGATTACCAAGATTACTAGATATAGGTCAATGTAATGATGCATATTCTGCGGTTAAAATAGCATTAGCGCTAGCTGATGCATTTAAATGCACTATTAATGATCTACCACTATCATTGATTATAACTTGGTATGAGCAAAAAGCTGTTGCTGATCTACTAGCATTATTATCACTTGGAGTAAAAGGGATTTACCTAGGACCAACACTCCCTGCTTTCTTAAGCCCTAATGTATTACAATTTTTAATTGATACTTTTGATATTAAACCAATAAGTACACCAGAAGATGATTTAAAACAAATATTAGGATAAAATAATATATTAAATTAGAAATAATAAAGCTTAGAATTGTGAAAACAGTTTTAAGCTTTATTATTTTTAATTTTAAAGGAACGTGATATTAGTCACATATTTTTTTCTGTTGTAGTGATAGAATAAAGTACATAGTGAAAAAAATAACAAAGTTTTCATGGCTGAAGTTATTAAAATATTCTAAAATTGAGATAACTGCAACGACAAAAACTATAGGAAAGACTGAAATTGAAATGGAATCGCTTACGGCGGTATAAATACAATAAATAAACAACCTTAAAAAACAGACACAAGTGGCACCTCGAATATATTATTTGACCAGTGGAACTCCCTCTTTTGAATGAATATAAAAGGAGGGTTTTTATAAAATTAACAAAGTGGAGATGTTATAATATGAAAAAAATACAATCAGTTTGTAATTATTGTGGGCTTGGATGTAATCTAGACTTTTATGTAGAAAATGGTGAAATCATAAGGGTGTCCCCAACGGAGAATTATCCTGTAAATAAGGGATTCTGTTGTATAAAGGGATTAAATCTAGATAAACAGTGTACAAAAATTAAGGGTAGAAGATCACCTCTTTTAAGAAATGATAAAAATGAGATGGTGGAAATTTCTTGGAAAGAAGGTTTTGAAACTTTTGTTAAAAGGATGACTACAATACAAAAACATCATGGGTCTGAAAGTGTAGCCTTTATAAGTACAGGGCAAATTACTACGGAAGAAATGGCACTTTTAGGGCATGTAGGTAGAAACTATATGGGTATAAATGGTGATGGTAACACAAGGCTATGTATGTCAACTTCGGTTGTTGCTCATAAGCAAAGTTTTGGGTTTGATGCTCCCCCATATACCTTAAATGATGCCCAGCTGTCAGATACGATAATACTTATTGGAGCAAACCCTATTGTTGCGCATCCTATTTTCTGGGAACGCGTAAAGGATAATAAGAATGCCAAGGTAATAACAATTGATCCAAGAAAATCAGAAACTGCAAGAAATTCAGATATTTGGGTAGATATTAAGCCAAAGGGAGATTTAATACTTTTCTATACATTAGCTAATGTATTAATTGAGAATGGGTGGATAGAAAATAGTTATATAGAAAACTATACAGAAGGGTTTGAAGAGTTTAAGTCACATGTTAGCAAGTTCACTTTAAAGGATGTAGAAAAAATTACAGGAATATCTGAAAAAAGAGTACTAGAACTTGCAAGAATTATACATAATGGCAAGAGGGTTTCTTTCTGGTGGACAATGGGTATTAACCAAGGATATGAAGGTGTTAGAACGGCGCAAGCAATAATAAACCTTGCACTTATGACGGGGAATATTGGCAGAGAAGGAACTGGTGCAAATTCATTAACAGGCCAATGTAATGCAATGGGTTCAAGAATATTTAGTAACACTTCAGGGCTTTATGGTGGCGGAGAGTATGATAATATAGAGCGCAGAAAGGCCGTAGCAGAAGCTTTGGAAATTGAGGAAAGTTTATTACCATCAAAACCTACATTACCTTATAACGTAATTATAGATAAGATAAAGAAAGGTGAAATAAAGGGGTTATGGGTAATCTGTACAAATCCAAGACACTCTTGGACAAATAATCAGGAATTTAAGAAAGCTGTGGATAAATTAGAGTTTTTCGTAGTACAAGATATATATGAGGATACTGATAGTGCTAAACTTTGTGATTTATTTCTACCTTCCGTTCCTGCAATTAAAAAAACAGGAGTAATGATAAATACTGAGCGTCGGATGTCAGCTATTTTACCAATACTTGAAAAAGAAGATGGCGAACTAACAGATTACGACATACTTCTGGGAATTGGTAAAGAGTTAGGAATGGGAAGGTTACTTGATAATTGGAAAACACCTGAAGACGCTTTTGAATTAATGAAAAAGTGTTCAAAGGGAATGCCATGTGATATTACAGGTGCTACTTATGAACTTTTAAGTGGTTCAAAAGGCATACAATGGCCATTTACACAGGGCCAATTATTAAAAGAAGATGAAAGAAGATTATATGAAGATAATAAATATTATACGACCTCTAAAAAGGCTAATTTTATCTTTGGCGATCCAATTAAAAATCCAATTGAGATTTCGATAGATTTCCCTTATACACTTAATTCAGGTAGAGGAACAGTAGGTCAATGGCATACTCAAACAAGAACAAGAGAAATGGATGTCGTAAACGCTATAACACCAAAAGAAGCCTATGTTAATATAAATCCTGAGTTAGCTAAGGAATTAAATATAGGGCAAAATGAGAAAATTAGATTATCGTCATGTAATGGTGTTGAAAGTGAATTTATAGCAAAAATAACTGATAGTGTAAAGAAGGATCATTTATATGCACCAATGCATTATATTGAAACGAACTCATTGACTCCATCAGTATTTGATCCATATTCAAAGGAACCATCATATAAAATGGTATCTGTAAATATAGAAAAAATTAATGTGGAAGGAGCAGGTGGATATGAAAAGAATCAAGATAGATAGAAAAAAGTGTATCGGTTGCTTAACTTGCACTACTTCATGTATAGTAGCGCATAATTCAGAGGAAACAAGAAGTAGAATAACAGTTGATAGTAAGGGCGTGTATGCTCCAATATTTTGTAGACATTGTGACAAACCAGAATGTGTGTATACATGCATGAGTGGTGCCATGAGCAAAGATAACGAAACTGGATTAGTTAGTTATGACAAAAACAGATGTGCTAGTTGTTATATGTGCGTAATGGCATGCCCTTATGGGGTTTTAAAGGCAGATGCTAGGACCAGTAAAGAAATTATGAAATGTGATATGTGTAGTAGCACAAGCGCGGGTACACCTCAATGTGTTGCTAAATGTCCTATGGCAGCAATTACGCTGCAGGAGGTATTATAAAATGAGATATGTAGTTATTGGGGCATCGGCCGCAGGAATAAGTGGGGCTAAAACGCTAAGAATGTTAGATGATAAGGCAGAAATAATATTAGTATCAAAAGATGAAAATGTGTATTCAAGATGTATACTTCATCATTATATTTCAGGACATAGAACTATAGATCAATTAGATTTCACCAATGAGAATTTCTTTGAGAAAAATAACATTAAGTGGATTAAAGGGGTTGAGGTAACGGGGCTTAATGATGGTGAAAAAAATCTTTCACTTTCAAATGGAGATATTCTAACATATGATAAGCTTTTAATTTCAAGTGGGGCATCAGCATTTATTCCTCCCATTGAAAATTTAAGGAAAGCAAGTAGTGTAGTAGGACTTAGAAATCTTGAAGATGCAGTAATTATAAGGGAACAGGCAAAAAAAGTTAAAAATGTAGTTGTATTAGGAGCTGGTCTTGTAGGAATAGATGCATTAAGTGGTCTTATAGATAGTGGTGTAAATATTTCTTTAATAGAAATGAGCAAGAAGATACTCCCATTACAAT
This window of the Clostridium estertheticum genome carries:
- a CDS encoding FprA family A-type flavoprotein, with the protein product MSKKIMLSDNIYWVGKVDDRDVPFHRLTLTKGTTYNSYLLMTEKPTVIDTVDMSFGREFVENLKSLIELERIEYIIINHTEPDHSGSLGSLAANAKNAVIVCTSLAVDQLKEMYKLHNREFLVVGDGDTLDIGGKILKFIETPYLHTAETMITYCIEDKILFPCDIFSTHVANYEYFNDMAKEDINSDYIGYYKLIMHPHRRYVQNMIKKIRNLDIKMIAPSHGYILRDKVQSFIDIYDNMSKNIEIDKKALILYSTMTGRTKKIATIIKGNFENQNIHSEIMDVNKIPKEEIIKAINEADVIFFGSSTKYADIIGNMEDILKSLNGLKLENKIGAAFGSYGWSGEAIEVVQDYLKRTDIKVLSTSDVIKSTGMIDIEFPIRIKFSPSLNNVKNIESAVIYTADLLLSTI
- a CDS encoding DUF438 domain-containing protein, whose amino-acid sequence is MDNKKIEKLTQVLQKLNQEGVTETLRQEALDIVSNISPVELSIAEQNLIEKGMKPQDLRHLCDIHMEVLKGELDKIKTKIEPGHVVYTLIAEHDKILEFLTLLEEVNSKIQKTETYINSLEEIKELKTIVFNILDAENHHQREEKVLFTEMESREITGPTRIMRMEHEDIKTKKEFLKLTLEEASELNFNEFKEKIDESAKYIIFNMRDHIFKENYILYPTAIESIQGKEIWNDMKKRCDEIGYCGFTPEA
- the hcp gene encoding hydroxylamine reductase is translated as MQGKMFCFQCEQTFGGTGCTKVGVCGKTPEIAAMQDLLIYQLKGISCYATKLLAKGEKIDKSWVSFVENSLFMTLTNVNFDPKSHMDMLEKSQVIKEDARKKAIDENVTSEEALYNLSDTKEQILEDAKKAGVMYDENLDADIRSVRETIKYGLKGIAAYAHQARFIKYSSDDVDDFYFIALAVLTDDSLNLQDLIKYLIKTGETSVKVMEVLDKGNNEKYNSPTPTKVNVNIKKGPFIVISGHELRDLEMLLEQTEGTGINIYTHGEMLPSHGYPKLNKFKHLVGNFGGAWQNQQKEFDGIPGCILMTTNCLMKPKDSYKDRIFSTSVVGWDGIKHIEAGKTGHKDFSEIISKALELGGFEKDEEVKEILVGFGHKATLSHAETIVNAVKEGKISHFFLIGGCDGARSGRNYYTEFAKLVPKDCIILTLACGKYRFNKLEFGEVAGLPRLLDIGQCNDAYSAVKIALALADAFKCTINDLPLSLIITWYEQKAVADLLALLSLGVKGIYLGPTLPAFLSPNVLQFLIDTFDIKPISTPEDDLKQILG
- a CDS encoding molybdopterin oxidoreductase family protein; translated protein: MKKIQSVCNYCGLGCNLDFYVENGEIIRVSPTENYPVNKGFCCIKGLNLDKQCTKIKGRRSPLLRNDKNEMVEISWKEGFETFVKRMTTIQKHHGSESVAFISTGQITTEEMALLGHVGRNYMGINGDGNTRLCMSTSVVAHKQSFGFDAPPYTLNDAQLSDTIILIGANPIVAHPIFWERVKDNKNAKVITIDPRKSETARNSDIWVDIKPKGDLILFYTLANVLIENGWIENSYIENYTEGFEEFKSHVSKFTLKDVEKITGISEKRVLELARIIHNGKRVSFWWTMGINQGYEGVRTAQAIINLALMTGNIGREGTGANSLTGQCNAMGSRIFSNTSGLYGGGEYDNIERRKAVAEALEIEESLLPSKPTLPYNVIIDKIKKGEIKGLWVICTNPRHSWTNNQEFKKAVDKLEFFVVQDIYEDTDSAKLCDLFLPSVPAIKKTGVMINTERRMSAILPILEKEDGELTDYDILLGIGKELGMGRLLDNWKTPEDAFELMKKCSKGMPCDITGATYELLSGSKGIQWPFTQGQLLKEDERRLYEDNKYYTTSKKANFIFGDPIKNPIEISIDFPYTLNSGRGTVGQWHTQTRTREMDVVNAITPKEAYVNINPELAKELNIGQNEKIRLSSCNGVESEFIAKITDSVKKDHLYAPMHYIETNSLTPSVFDPYSKEPSYKMVSVNIEKINVEGAGGYEKNQDR
- the ric gene encoding iron-sulfur cluster repair di-iron protein, which encodes MEKIINGNQNLGEIVSIFPGAAEIFNRYKIDYCCGGHDTLAGAMDVIEIDNEKVIEELNNAYEVFIRTNSEYKDWRKEKPSELIKHIVQTHHEFTKKQLREIDILLLKVLKVHFKLHSEELLKVHRNFGTLKIELEEHLIKEEENLFPLIESFEITKDENVLSKIQQIIKDTESEHDAAGNIIKELEKITRDFNAPERACTSFKLVYTKIHDLEKDLFIHIYLENSVLFNMFQEQKGCSIN
- the asrB gene encoding anaerobic sulfite reductase subunit AsrB; its protein translation is MKNIYMPFKSKILNIKKHTETDYTFRMEFEGDVKPGQFFEVSIPKFGESPISVSEIGEGYVDLTIRRVGVVTDVIHTFFVGGTLYLRGPYGNGFDVNIYKGKEIIVAAGGTGLAPVKGIVDYFAKHPKECKDFNVMAGFKSPNDILFKDNFKTWEKSVNVTLTVDSADDDYTGTVGLITKYIDGIPVDNMDEVQVVVVGPPMMLKFTVAGFIKKGVKEKNIWVSYERKMCCGVGKCGHCKIDDTYICLEGPVFNYLDAVHLVD
- the asrC gene encoding sulfite reductase subunit C, with amino-acid sequence MDINTKLLKKNAFRITKTRGKTAIRIRVPGGMVEAKHLEVLQKVAEIYGDGTLHITTRQGFEIPNIDMDKIPEVNKMVQSVIEGLEINQISPSTGYSAAGTRNVSACVGANVCPFANYNTTNFAKRIEKEIFPNDYHVKVALTGCPNDCIKARMQDFGIIGMTEPQYESYRCISCKSCINNCKKRVTGALKMENFKVVRDHDKCIGCGECIGKCPTSAWSRSLEKYYKLVIMGRTGKRKPRLAQDFIKWVDEESIIKIIKNTYSYIEKYMDIDAPGGKEHIGYIVDRTGYPVFKEWVLKDVTLGEKAEVQEFINW
- a CDS encoding 4Fe-4S dicluster domain-containing protein yields the protein MKRIKIDRKKCIGCLTCTTSCIVAHNSEETRSRITVDSKGVYAPIFCRHCDKPECVYTCMSGAMSKDNETGLVSYDKNRCASCYMCVMACPYGVLKADARTSKEIMKCDMCSSTSAGTPQCVAKCPMAAITLQEVL